In the genome of Chrysiogenes arsenatis DSM 11915, the window GCCCCGTTCATAGGCTTGCCAAGCGTGCTGGATTGCTAGTTCCATCCAGTGTGACTCGTCGGGCGTAAAGTATCTACTCGTCAATAATATGCCCCAATAAATCGTATGGCAGTGCTTCAGTAATTTCAACCATCACGACATCTCCGATTGCGGCGCGACCATCGTTGATCAATACTTTCCCATCAACCTCTGGCGCTTGAAAGGGAGCCCGCCCTTGCAAGAGCAAATCGGTTTCATCGCTCAACCCTTCAATCAGTACCGGATAGCGGCAGCCCACATGGCGCTGATTCCGAGTGGCGCTTACCACTTGTTGGAGCTGCATCAAATGAGTTAGCCGTTGTTGCGCGGTATTTGGATCTACCTTGCCACGGAGTTTGCGCGACGCAGCATGTTCTTCGTCGGAATAGGCGAACACGCCGACATGGTCAAATGCCCCTTCGTTAACAAAGTCGGCTAATAGCTGAAAGTCAGCTTCGCTCTCTCCCGGAAAACCAACCATCAAGGTGGTGCGGAGTGAAACGTCAGGAATCTCCGCGCAGAGCGTCTGGAGCAAGCGCCGTATGTCGTTCCCCGTGATATTCCGCCCCATCCGCTTCAAAACGGTATCACTCATGTGTTGAATAGGAATATCTAGATATTTGCAGATTTTCGGTTCATCGCGGATGGTCTGAATCAGCGCTTCATCGAAATGGTTGGGGTAGGTGTAGAGGACGCGAATCCACACGAGCCCATCTATGGCGCACAGTGCTTTCAGAAGGGTGGCCAATGAGCGTTTGCCATACAGGTCAATGCCATATTCGATTGAATCCTGGCTGATGAGCACCAACTCCCTAACACCCGCGGCCACAAGTGCTGTCGCTTCATCAACCAGCGATTCTAGCGGCACGGAACGATAGGCACCACGAATTTGCGGGATGACGCAGTAGGTGCAGAGATTGTCGCACCCTTCGGCAATCTTCAGGTACGCCGTGTACTCCGGTGTGGTCAATAATCGCCCACCGGCGGGTGCCAGCGTATGGCGTTCAGGATCGGCGCACAGGTGGGGGAATTTCTGTTCAATAAACATCCCGATTTGTGCCATTTGATCTTCGCTGGTGTCGATGAAAATATCAACTTCGGGAAGCTCGATGGCGAGTTCATCGCGATGCAATTTCACAAGGCATCCC includes:
- the rimO gene encoding 30S ribosomal protein S12 methylthiotransferase RimO codes for the protein MYQLYVVSLGCSKNLVDTERMLARLIPYPLTITDTPEKAHIIFINTCGFINDAKDESINAIVEHAQYKQDGVCQILIVAGCLVKLHRDELAIELPEVDIFIDTSEDQMAQIGMFIEQKFPHLCADPERHTLAPAGGRLLTTPEYTAYLKIAEGCDNLCTYCVIPQIRGAYRSVPLESLVDEATALVAAGVRELVLISQDSIEYGIDLYGKRSLATLLKALCAIDGLVWIRVLYTYPNHFDEALIQTIRDEPKICKYLDIPIQHMSDTVLKRMGRNITGNDIRRLLQTLCAEIPDVSLRTTLMVGFPGESEADFQLLADFVNEGAFDHVGVFAYSDEEHAASRKLRGKVDPNTAQQRLTHLMQLQQVVSATRNQRHVGCRYPVLIEGLSDETDLLLQGRAPFQAPEVDGKVLINDGRAAIGDVVMVEITEALPYDLLGHIIDE